In Tripterygium wilfordii isolate XIE 37 chromosome 23, ASM1340144v1, whole genome shotgun sequence, one genomic interval encodes:
- the LOC119992642 gene encoding 60S ribosomal protein L31, whose product MVEKTKGRKEEVVTREYTINLHKRLHGCTFKKKAPKAIKEIRKFAQKAMGTNDVRVDVKLNKHIWSRGIRSVPRRIRVQIARKRNEDEDAKEELYSLVTVAEIPAEGIKGLGTRIIEDDD is encoded by the exons ATGGTTGAGAAGACCAAGGGAAGAAAGGAGGAGGTGGTGACCAGGGAGTACACCATTAACCTTCATAAGCGGTTGCATGGCTG CACATTCAAGAAGAAGGCTCCTAAGGCGATCAAGGAGATCAGGAAGTTTGCACAGAAAGCAATGGGAACTAATGATGTGAGGGTGGATGTGAAGTTGAACAAACACATCTGGAGCAGAGGTATACGAAGTGTTCCTAGGAGGATCAGGGTCCAAATTGCTCGCAAGAggaatgaagatgaagatgcaaAGGAGGAGCTCTATTCTCTTGTTACTGTGGCAGAGATTCCAGCAGAGGGTATAAAGGGTTTGGGGACCAGGATCATTGAAGATGACGATTGA
- the LOC119992528 gene encoding 60S ribosomal protein L28-1-like → MPESVVWSIRVYELGYKFRPSSSSSAVGSPLSPFFARQEMATVPGQLIWEIVKKNNSFLVKEFGRGNAKVQFSKESNNLYNLNSYKHSGLANRKTVTIQSVGDKEPSVVLATTKTKKQNKPKSLSHKSVMRKEFPRMAKAVTNQVADNYYRPDLKKAALARLSAVQRSLKIAKSGVKKRNRQAVRVPGRK, encoded by the exons aTGCCCGAATCTGTAGTTTGGTCGATTAGGGTTTATGAACTTGGATATAAATTCCgcccctcttcttcctcttctgcaGTCGGTTCCCCACTCAGCCCATTCT TTGCGCGACAAGAAATGGCGACGGTTCCAGGGCAATTGATTTGGGAGATCGTGAAGAAGAACAACTCTTTCTTGGTGAAAGAGTTTGGGAGAGGGAACGCTAAAGTCCAGTTCAGCAAGGAGAGCAACAATCTCTACAATCTCAACTCCTACAAGCACTCCG GTCTAGCAAACCGCAAGACGGTGACTATTCAGTCTGTCGGAGACAAGGAGCCGTCGGTGGTGTTGGCTACCACGAAAACAAAGAAGCAGAACAAGCCGAAGAGCTTGTCCCACAAGTCTGTTATGAGGAAGGAGTTCCCTCGCATGGCTAAAGCTGTTACCAATcag GTTGCAGATAACTACTACAGGCCAGACTTGAAGAAGGCAGCTCTTGCTAGACTTAGTGCTGTCCAGAGGAGCCTTAAGATTGCCAAGTCTGGTGTCAAGAAGAGGAACAGGCAAGCTGTTAGGGTCCCTGGTAGGAAGTGA
- the LOC119993649 gene encoding asparagine--tRNA ligase, cytoplasmic 1-like, translating into MADHSKPPVSELAATTLNNDAGSLKARFSDRVPIRSVVCRPDGGAGLAEQRVRIGGWVKTGREQGKNTFAFLELNDGSCAANLQVIVEAAVADLGQLVPTGTCAVLEGVLKLPPEGTKQKVELRVEQVIHVGPVDPSKYPIPKTKLTLEFLREHIHLRSRTNTISAVARIRNELSFATHSFFQEHGFLYVHTPIITTSDCEGAGEMFQVTTLISEAEKLERELIANPPPSKADVEAARLIEREKGEAVAQLKASKASKQDINSAVAELKRERENVSKLEERLNLKPGIPQKDGKIDYGQDFFSRQAFLTVSGQLQVETYACALSSVYTFGPTFRAEHSHTSRHLAEFWMVEPEIAFADLKDDMNCAEAYVKYLCQWLLDKCLDDMEFMAKHIDKSCIDRLRLVASTPFVRITYTEAVELLQQAVKDGKKFDNNVEWGIDLASEHERYLTEVKFQKPVIVYNYPKGIKAFYMRLNDDSKTVAAMDVLVPKVGELIGGSQREERYENIKERILEMGLPLEPYEWYLDLRRYGTVKHSGFGLGFERMILFATGIDNIRDVIPFPRYPGRADL; encoded by the exons ATGGCAGATCACTCTAAGCCGCCGGTATCAGAACTCGCTGCCACAACCCTAAACAACGACGCCGGATCGTTGAAGGCACGGTTCTCCGACCGCGTGCCTATCAGATCAGTTGTCTGCCGACCCGACGGTGGTGCGGGGCTCGCTGAACAACGGGTCCGGATCGGTGGATGGGTCAAGACTGGCAGAGAGCAAGGGAAGAACACGTTCGCGTTCCTTGAACTGAACGACGGGTCGTGCGCTGCGAATTTACAGGTCATCGTGGAAGCCGCCGTGGCGGATCTGGGGCAGCTGGTGCCGACCGGCACGTGTGCTGTTCTTGAGGGCGTGCTTAAGCTCCCACCGGAGGGTACCAAGCAGAAGGTGGAGCTCCGGGTAGAGCAGGTCATCCACGTCGGCCCCGTGGATCCGTCCAAGTATCCTATCCCTAAGACGAAGCTTACACTCGAGTTTTTGAGGGAACACATTCACCTTCGATCCAGAACTAACACG ATTTCTGCGGTCGCAAGAATTCGAAATGAACTTTCTTTTGCTACCCACTCGTTCTTTCAAGAGCACGGGTTCCTTTATGTCCACACTCCAATTATAACCACCAGCGATTGCGAGGGTGCTGGTGAGATGTTTCAAGTTACAACCTTGATCAGTGAGGCGGAAAAGCTAGAGAGGGAGCTAATTGCAAATCCTCCACCATCAAAAGCTGACGTAGAAGCTGCTAGGCTTATTgaaagagagaaaggagaagCGGTTGCCCAACTAAAAGCGTCTAAAGCAAGTAAGCAAGACATTAATTCTGCTGTGGCTGAActgaaaagagaaagagagaacgtTTCAAAACTGGAGGAGAGATTAAACCTTAAACCGGGTATTCCTCAAAAAGATGGAAAGATAGACTATGGTCAAGACTTTTTTTCCCGTCAAGCATTTTTGACTGTTTCTGGCCAACTACAAGTTGAAACTTATGCATGCGCATTAAGCAGTGTCTACACATTTGGTCCAACTTTTCGTGCTGAACACTCTCACACTTCAAGGCATTTGGCTGAATTCTGGATGGTGGAGCCAGAAATAGCTTTTGCGGATCTTAAG GATGATATGAACTGTGCAGAGGCATATGTGAAATATCTTTGCCAGTGGTTACTTGACAAGTGTCTCGATGACATGGAATTTATGGCTAAGCATATTGATAAAAGTTGTATTGATCGTCTAAGATTGGTTGCTTCTACACCTTTTGTACGTATAACATATACGGAAGCAGTGGAATTACTACAGCAGGCTGTGAAGGATGGAAAGAAGTTCGATAACAATGTAGAATGGGGAATTGATCTAGCGTCTGAACATGAAAG ATACTTGACGGAGGTTAAATTTCAGAAACCTGTTATTGTGTACAATTATCCAAAAGGGATCAAAGCATTCTACATGAGACTTAATGATGATTCGAAGACGGTGGCTGCTATGGATGTCCTTGTACCGAAG GTAGGAGAGTTAATTGGTGGAAGCCAAAGGGAGGAGCGTTACGAAAATATCAAGGAAAG AATCTTGGAGATGGGACTGCCTCTTGAGCCCTATGAATGGTACCTCGACCTGCGACGCTATGGAACTGTAAAGCACAGTGGATTTGGCTTAGGGTTTGAACGGATGATTCTGTTTGCCACCGGCATCGACAATATTAGAGATGTTATTCCTTTCCCCAGATACCCTGGGAGAGCAGATCTGTGA